The Akkermansia sp. RCC_12PD genome contains the following window.
TCTGCCCGGCGAATTTGTGCAGATCACGGAAAAGGTACGGTTGAGCCTGTAATCCCAACCAAGGCACAATATTGTTCAACTTGGCAAAATCCTTGAAATATCAATGACATGGAACGCTTAAACAGCGTTTTCAATTGAACGATCGTCCGTCTTTCAGGCCTCCACGCCTATGGGAATGCATGCAGGCGCAGCAAGCCCTGCGCAAGGTCCGGCATCAAATTTGCCTAGACCTTCCCCGGCCCGCGGTATTCCCTTCTGAACATCACGATTAATGGAAAAATGAGCAGCAAAGACATTCACGACATGCAGGACCCCCGTCATCAATTCTATGACGGGAAATATGAAAAACAACAGCAGGAAGCGCCCGGCCTGCAATCTGACATGACCCCCGTTCCCGATTCCGGTGAAAAGAGCTATAAAGGATGCAACCGGCTGGCCGGCAGGAAGGCGCTGGTAACCGGAGGAGATTCCGGCATCGGTCGGGCGGCCGCCATCGCCTACGCCCGGGAAGGTGCGGACATTGCCCTGAACTATCTGCCGGAAGAGCAGAGCGACGCGGAGGAAGTGGCCCGGCTGGTGGAAGCGGAAGGCCGCAATATCGTCCTTCTTCCGGGCGACCTCAGCGACGAGGAATTCTGCAAAAATCTTATTCACGATGCCCTGGAAAAGCTCGGCGGCCTGGACATCCTGGCCCTGGTGGCTGGCAAGCAGGTAGCGACCGAGGACATTCAGGACATCACCACGGAGCAGCTTGTCAAAACATTTGAAGTCAACGTTTTCTCGTTATTCTGGATTGCCAAGGCGGTCCTCCCCCACCTCAAGCCGGGAGCCAGCATCATCACCTGTTCTTCCATTCAGGCCTACCAGCCGGGCAAAAACCTGATTGACTACGCCTCCACCAAGGCGGCCATCATTGCCTTCAGCCGCGCCCTGGCCAAACAGGTGGCCTCCAAAGGCATCCGAGTCAACGTCGTGGCTCCCGGCCCCGTCTGGACACCCTTGCAGGTAACGGGAGGCCAGTTGCAGGAACACCTGCCGGAATTCGGCCAAAAGACGCCTCTGGAACGGGCGGGACAGCCCGTGGAATTGTCCGGCCTCTATGTCTTCCTGGCCTCCCAGGAATCAAGCTTCATCACGGCTGAAGTCTTCGGCGTCACCGGCGGCATGCATTTGGCCTGATGCGGATTCCTTGTCCGCAAAAAAATGCGGACTGCCGGATTTCCGTCGGCGCTGGGTATTTCCAGTATCCACGGATCATAAATCTCTACCGGTTTCCCTCTCCCAACAGGGGGAAGGGAAGCCTTTACTTCTTCAAAAACGGCGCAGGGAGGATAATGAAGCGTGCTTTCTTTCCCATTTCAAACGGCACGTTTCCCGAAGCTCCCGGACAGAAAGTATTCGTCGGCCCTGGAAGAACTTTCCCTGTCCATCCTCCGGAAAAGAAACCGTACAAAATCATCGCTTTTCTTTCTTTACTCTGGGGTATCAAAAAATATGATTGTGCCTTCGTACGTTTCCCCCGCCGACTCTCTCGCGGCGGCGGCAAGCCTTCTCCCTGTAAGAAAACAACCCCTGTTCACGTACTTCCGACCATGAGCACCTCTCTCTCCAACGACGCCTCCCTGCTGGCGCCCAAGCCCCATTACGCCATTCTTGACGGCCTCCGGGGAGTGGCGGCCGTCATGGTCGTGCTGTTCCACCTTTTTGAAGGAAGCCTGAGCGACCGGGAATTCCATACCGACCAAATCATCAACCACGGCTATCTTTGCGTGGACTTCTTCTTCATGCTTTCCGGCTTCGTCATCGGCTACGCCTACGATGACCGCTGGGGCAAAATGAGCCTGTGGGACTTCTGCAAGCGGCGCCTGGTCCGTTTGCAGCCCATGGTGGTGATGGGGATGCTCATCGGCGGCATCTTCTTCTACTTCCAGGACTCAGAAATCTATCCGGCCATGGCCTCCACGCCCATGTGGGAAATGCTGCTCGTGATGACCATCGGCTTTACGCTTCTTCCCGTTCCCACCTCCATGGACGTTCGCGGCTGGGCGGAAATGCATCCGCTGAACGGCCCGGCGTGGTCGCTCTTCTTTGAATACATTGCCAACATCCTGTACGCCACCGTCGTCAGAAGGTTTTCCAACACCTGGCTCTCCATCCTGGTCTTTCTGGCGGGCTGCGCCCTGATCCACCAATGCTTCAGCCAGGGCAACAACATCGGCGGCTGGACACTGGACCTGGAACAACTCCAAATCGGCGCGACAAGGCTGATCTTCCCGTTCTTCGGCGGCCTGCTCCTGTTCCGCCTGGGGAAACTCGCCAGCATCCGGAACGCCTTCTGGTGGTGCAGCCTGATGCTCGTCGCAGCCATCTCCATGCCCCATGTGGGAGGCGCGGAATACTTCCGCCTGAACGGCCTTTACGATGCCTTCTGCATCATCGTCATCTTTCCCCTGATCATCTTCATGGCCGCCAGCGGACACACGAAAGACCGCTTCTCCTCAAAAGCCTGCAAATTCCTGGGCGATATTTCCTACCCCCTCTACATCACCCACTATCCCATCGTTTACCTTTACACGGCGTGGCTCTACAACAACAAGGTCCCCCTCTCCCAGGCGCTTCCCGTCATCGCCGGCACGCTCATTATCTGCATAGCCCTGGCCTATGCCTGCCTGAAACTGTACGATGAACCCGTCCGCGACTGGCTGAAAAAACGCGTGCTGATGCGTACCTCCAACCAGAAGTGAAGAAAAAGGAGGAAGCTTTTTTGGTCATCATCAACCAAGAATCGGCACAAAAATATTATGTTGGTACAAGCTATCTGATATTTCCACGGATTAACAAAATACCTGCGAAAGTTTTTTGGCTTTCAGTAACTGATCTATAGCGGTATACCGAGGCGCTTGAAGTGCTAACCTTTTATTATTCGCATCCAGCGGTATAGGTTTTATTTTTTTCAAATTTTTCACATACAGCAAGTATTTATTTGTATCCTGATATTTTTCCATAGATACGATTTCAGCATAGCAGGTGATTGCTGATACAGGAGAAACCTGGTAAATAGCTATATATTTTAACCGATCTATCATGGATGCACTAATACGTATTGCATACCAACGATTATTGCCAAGAAATTCTTTTTCAAATCCTTCTTCTCTTGCAGGTACGACCACGGTATTCAATGTCTCAGGCTTAAGGATTTTACCTTTTTCTATGACGTCCCTCACCTCTGCATTAAATGGAGTAAATTGATGAATGTAATCATTTCTATATTTAAATGTTTTAAATTCAACAATATCCGTATTAAGAGTCAATTGGCCAAGAACATTTTCCAATTCTGGAGAAGAGTGATCAATAACAACGACAGCGTTCAACGGTTTTTCAAAAATAAGACTTTCAAGAAAAGCATCTATATTCCTGTATCCTGCACGAAGAAAACCTGCCTCAACACGTTCTCTCATGCTTTCGTCTTTCATTAAAGCATCAAGCAGAAATTCTTTTATTTTTCTGCCACTGGCCTTATATGAAATAGCAAACTTTAAAAGCTGAGAACCGATGTGTTTATAAGGATCATGGCTGGATAATTCATTTTCAATAATGTGTAGCCTGGGTTCAACCTCAAGAGAAAAATCTATCAAGTATCCATCCGGAATTGTGATGATGCTTTCGCCGATTTGTTTCTTAATATCAATATAGATACTGTTCTCTCCAAAAATATGAGGCGCTTGTTCAATGACAGCCGATTCAAAATCTTTTTCCAGCAGATACTCGTGACAAACGTATAACTTGTTATTGTACAAAAGTTTTTCCATATTTTATAGTATTCTGGCGATTTTACTTTATAGGGAGCTCCCGGAATTTGCCAGTATAATCATTGGAGCACTATATTATCAAACTCTTAACAATTACTTCCCCATATGGGAAAATAGCCTTAAAAAGGGTTCCTGCCTATTCTTCCAGAATAGCTAGAAATTCCTGATAATCTCTGTAAATGTAAAACCATTCCGGCATCAGATTTTCTATTCCTGCCAAAAGAAAAGCCCTGCAAGCTTTTGGCTTGCAGGGCTTATTAATGGCTCCCCCGGTTGGGCTCGAACCAACGACCTAGTGATTAACAGTCATTCCGAATCGCTTATTCCATAAGAATTTATTGCCAATGGTCAGAAAAAAGTCAGAAAAAGAGATTCCTCTATGATCCGTTTTTAGTACTGTAATGAGCATGGGAAAGGTCTCGTCATACAAAACAGGTGACATTGCACAGGATATCTATGAGCGAGTAAAAATCCAGATTCCGGGCATTTACATCCTCCATCAACCCAAAAGGAAGAGCCCATGGTATATCCAGATCAAACGGGATTTTCCTGCCGGGGTGAAGAAGAATCATTTTTATCGTACTGTGGATGAAGCCATTGAAGCATATAATCGATTCGCAGATATCGTCGTCAGGCAAGAAGCAGAATTTTTGCTGACTCCAACAGAGAGACAAGCAATTCGCCTTTGGCGCAGACACCGGGAGAAGCGCATGCAGGAAGGTAAGAAATCACAAACGCTGGAGGAGGCTATTCGATACGCTATGGATGCGGAACATAAACAGGATATAGCCCGACGAACGATTGAAGACCTGTTCCACGAATATAGCCTTTATAAAGAAAAAGAAGCTGAAACCAAAAAGGGCGATACCGCCGTCAAGCAATGTCGGCGCAACCTGGCCGATACGAAAAGGATGTTGGATTTATCCGATGCTATTTACATTGATGAACTTGGTTCCGTAGAGGTTCTTGAAGAAGTCGAATCTCTCCTGCGTGATACTGTGGTTGGCAGAGATGGAGGCCTCCCGTCTCAAACAACCATCAAACATTACAGAACGGCCCTGAATACATTTCTGAATTGGTGCGAAAAGCGGGCCTATATCACGAGGAATCCGATAGCCTTGCTTCCCCCTATTCAGGCTGAAGAGCCTACCCGGGAATCCTATGCCCCACAAGAACTCTTATCCTTGCTTCACACAGCCATCGGTGTATGTCCCAAAGCTATTCCCTGGTTGATAACGGCAGCATTTATGGGAGTTCGCCCTAGAGAGTTGACTCGTTTGACATGGAGAGAAATAGGGCAAGCCCTTGGAAACGGTTTCCTGAAAATAGAGCATGTTAAATCAAAGACCGGCCAAGACCGGCTTATCCCCGTTGATGAAGCATTCCGTGCCTGGATGACATGGTGGCTTCAGAAAAAAGGCAAACAATCGGGCTACCTGCTGGCGGGGGATACGAGAGAGCAACGGGAATGGAATCAAGGCCGGGATATCATGGCGTTAAAAGAAGCAGGCATTGAATGGAAAAAAGATGGGCTACGGCATTCTTACGGGACCTACATGTGTGCCATTGAACCGAATACTTCAGTTGTTGCCAAAGCCATGGGCAACAGCGTGGAGATTTTGCTTAAGCACTATGTCCAAGCGAGAACAGACAAGGAGGGAGAAGGCTATTTTGCTATCCGACCCAACCTGTAATTTGCCTGAAATGAGTCAGATGATATATTAGTTTTTTCTACTAGACTTCTTTTTATGTCTTTTATCTCGTCTCAAGGAATATTTGTCTTTTTTTGAATACTTAGAATCAGATTCCAACCAGTCCAATCCCCATCTATGAAGTAAATCTCGGACTTTATGGCTTCTTTTTTCTGGAAAAAGAGTCCAAAAAGCACTGTGCTTTTCAACAATAGTTCTTACATGACTTATTTCATTTGCGGGAGTCGAATAGGGTTGATTGGATCTTGCATACGGATATCGCTTAAGCCATAACTCAACGAACATTTTCTTCGTTAGACGTTTAGTGCCTGCTAATATTTCCTGAAAGTGCGTATACAATAGTTCTGTAAGAACACATCTTATTGCATGCCATTCCGCCTGATACCGTTCTTTGTTAGAAGGATTCTCAGAATCTTTAAGTGGCAATAAAGCCAATTTGTAAGTTGCTTGGTCTGGACAACCAACTTCTATTGGAATCTCATCATTATAGTCAGAATCGTCAAGGTTAGAACAAGCCCAAAGTCTCAGTTGCTTAATCTTATTCTGCGGTATTTTGGCCAAAGAATTACATTTGTTTTGTAAATCAGCAAGAAAATCTACTTGTTCTTGAATATCAGAAGTATCATTCCAACTGCCAGTTGAAACAAATCGCCTTGCTGCATCTTTTTTCTGTATGTCTGGCATATCTAATAATGACTTGCCTATAGATAAAAGTAGCCCACATTGCTCAGCGACCTGACAGAAATTCCCTTTTTTAAGATCCTCTGCAAACGAGGAATAGGCAAGGCTTTGTTTGTCTAATAACAAAGAATCGACAGGAAGATCTTCCTCTTGCGATAAAAGATTTTCGTAGTTGGTTATACCCTCTAAATAAGTCATGAGTAGAAGTTCCCTAACGATAGGGAAAATTTGTCCATTCTTATCAAATAATGCCTCTGTATCGTTCCCCTTATTTCGGTCTACTAGTTGCCTAGAAATATAGAATTCTCGAATCTTGGCAGGTGGCGGGCTAAAAAAAACAGATAAAAGTTGTACCTCCCCATCTTCAGGGGGAGGAGGCTGGTGGTAGGAACATAAAATCCTAGTTCCGCCCGTTCCGCCCAGCTCACATCTCCTGTTAGGCCATGGAATGAAGCACCTCCTGCTATCAGAGTTCATGGATATCACTTTCATCTATGATCAGCAGATGGGCAATATTTTTTATCACTATTTCCATGTTAACGCAAGTTGTTCATTATTAAATTACTATGGAATACATCATTCTACGTGCTCCTCCAACACTTAATACAGGTTTCCGGATAACCGAGAAACCGGTAAACCATCCTTGTCCCCCGCAGGAAATAACCGGGAAGACAATATCAACAATCAACTCCGACAAAGAAGATGAGGAATGAAGAAGGAAACAAACATCGAGATATGGACGGCATTGCCCATATCATGGATAGGGCCGAACTGGCTCAACACTTGAAGATCTCGACCAAGAAGGTAGACGAACTCGTAAAATGCGGACTTCCCTACTTTTTGGTCCAGAACAACCGCCGTGGTGGAATCAAAAGGTTCCGCCTTTTGGATGTCCACGCATGGCTTGACCGCCAAACCGAATTGGCAAAATAAGAAACCCCGCCCGCGCATGCTGCAATCAGGCGGAGTTCCAAGGATGGGTATCCTCGAATATCCTACCAGATCACAGCTGCCGGGCAACCACAAAGAACACAATGTTTATTGACTATCAAAACATCAAGAAAGACCTGACAGCATTCAACGCTACCTTGGCTCGCATCTATAAAGAAAGAGGGCGTAGTCTGTACCTCAACGAACTCTATAGTAATCACCCAGGGCATCAGCAGACCGTTTGTTGTCCCATTCATAACGATCATAATCCATCCTGCTCTTTCAGCGTCATGGAGGACGGAACTATTCTGTTCAACTGCTTTGCTTGCGATGCAGCAGGAACAATTTTCGACCTGGTGTGCGCGCACAAGCAATGGACGATGCAGGAAAATTATTCCGACATTATCCGTTTCATCAAGGAAAGTATGCAGTCGGATAACGATTTCTCCGCAATTCCTGAGTTACAACCCGCAGTTAAGGCTGTCATATCCAAGGAAACACAGCCTCTAACCAATATTGAGGAAATGGGATGTGAAAGCCTTCGTATGGCTATTTTCCTAGAACACCTCAAGGTCCAGCGAATGGCGCTTATTCTTGGTTTCGCTGAAGAAACCCTGATGTACATGGCCGCCAGGCCATGGTATGCATTAGGCTTAAGCCCGGAAGGAGGGCTTTGCTTCCTCTATACAGACGAGAATGGAAAGTATATCGGAGTCAAAGCTCGCTTGAAAGAACCCTGGGCTACGCACTTTGGATTCAGTATGAATGGGAATCCTTACACCATTCCCGGTCCTACTGACAGCCCTTTCATGAAAGTTTGCGGGACAGTAACCATGTGGGGCATTCATGCCATCCCTGGGTCTACCCACTGCATTATTACGGAGGGAGAAACCGATGCCATCGCTGCCATGGATGCTATTCTTCACTCGGGCATGCCTGAAAAAGAGTTCCCTGCTATCGTCTCCATTAACGGTGTGAAGAGTTTTAATCCTGAACGGGCGGAATATTTTCGAGGTAAGCATGTCCTTTTGGCCTTTGATGCAGACGAGGCAGGAGAAGAAGGGAAAGCCAAGGCGACGAGTCTCCTGGCAGGTATTGCCGCTTCTGTTCACGCTTTAATATTGCCCAACGGTAAAAAGGATGTTCGAGAGGCCAATATAAGCCACCAGAACTATTTGATCGGGGAGATTCTTTCTTTCACGGCGATCGGAAAGGAGGTTATCTGATCATGCAACAGCTCATTCCGCCCAGTGAACCACAGCGCCCCGATATTTCGTTCCCAACGGAACTATTGCCGGAAGTTTTGAAAAGAACCGTCCAAAATATTGTCGATGCTTTTCGCGTACCGGAAAACATTGTAGGCGTCCAAGTTCTTGGCCTGCTCTCGGGATGTCTCGGGAAAGTCTATTCCCTGCAATTCAATGGAAACAGGGTCCGATCCAATCTGTTTTTCCTGATTGTTGAAGGCTCTGGAGTAGGAAAATCGCGTCCTATGGATTACCTGAGAAAAGTCATCACAGAAATAGAAACAGCCAGGGAGTATTCCCTGGCGACACAAAAATCTCTGTGGAAACGGGAAAAAAAGAGGCTCGATGAACAATACCGCAAACTGGAGGACTCAATGCCACGACCATCTCCGGATTTACAGGAAGAGGCAATGCAAGAAAGAGCCGACCTGTTACTCAAAATTCATTCTCTGGAGCGGCGGCTTGCCTGCCATGGTGATATTACCATTGAAGACATTACCCCGGAGGCTTTAGTCCAAAAATTATCCGATTCACCAGACCAATCCTTATTGTCAGCTTCATCCGAAGCTCGTGAACAAGTCAAGAAAGTCATGGTGGGGTATGGCGGTAACAATCTGTCAGGAGAAAAACCATATCTGGCCGGCTTCAGCGGCGATGAGATCAAAACAGACCGTATCGGGCGATCGGGAGACCGGGTCAACAGTCCATGTCTTGCCCTGGTATGGGCAACCCAATATGACTCCATGGAACAAGTCCTGGGGGATGAAGGAATGCTTCAATCCGGATTCATGGCCCGTTGCCTGGTCTCCTCAAGCTTTCGAGATCTGGAACGGGGACAAATCGTTACCTATGAGCCAAACAAAAATCCGGACCCCGACCTTAACGGATGGAACGCCCTGATCAAAAATATTTTAGCCCGTCGACCCGTAATGGTTGATGAATCGGATACGATTTCTTTTGTAGAAGCTAAAGTAGATAACCCAGAACTGGTACTAAATGCAATTTGTGATCTGAAAGCCCTGTGTGTGACGTATCATGCTGAAGTAGAACATGAGGCACGAATCATGGAAATAGCTTACCGCTTGTTACTCGTACTGGCTGTGGCAGACCAGCCGGATAAGCCTGTCGTAACAATCGACCATGCCCGTTGTGTTCGCGAACTTGTCAGACATTTCCTCTCATGCAGAAATCGTTTGACGGGCGACTCCTTCCATGACCGACTTCGTACATTACTGGGATACATTTACAAGGAGGCTCAGAAGAAAAACTGGCCCTTGAATGGAAAGGCTCCCATACGCAGCGGACAGATTACGCGGTCAGGCAAGGTTAAACTCGACGACATCAAGGAAATGGCCCGCTTGTTCCCAGGTGACTTGCGCATCGAAGAAACGGATCGTTGCGATTCCTTTCTGGTGTACCTCCTCCAGAAGGAACTCCGGGGTTGTTGAAACGGAAAAATATGACATAACAAGCTATGAATGAATAACTACAATACTCCGTTTACTACAAGGGAGATACCATCTATTATATTATTTCATATACTAAATATGAATTTATCCAGGTTCCCCCCCTTCGTAGTTCAGGGAGTTCTGTAGTTGTTCATTATCAATAATCAAGAAAGACAGCAATATTTCTGAAGGTTGGACGGTGTTTCTTAAAAAACGCCGTCCAACTTTCCATTTACATTCAGGAAAGCCCGAAAGGCATATAACGGGGGAACTCCCGTTCCAGCTCTTCCGGCACCGTGATCTTGAAATCGGGGACGTACATTCCCGGTGTGTGCAGAGAATATATGCTATTCGACAGAACTTTCCGGACAACCGAGTCCCGGGTACAAGCCCATGCCCAATCCCGCGACACCTTGGAGGCAAGGTAGAAGAACCAGCGCTTGACCTTTTCCCTCTGGCAGCATTCCAGAACCTCCCCCAGATCATCCATGTCCATTTCCTTCAGTTGCTCCATGGCCCGGATGATGATACGGCAATCATCAAGATTCCCGATCATGTCAATGCTCTCAAGCAATGCCCGGGCAGGAGTAGACCAGTACAGTCCGTCACGTTCGATGATACCGCAACATTCATCAAAAAAGTATTCGTCGTTGAATATTCTGCATGGAACTGTCTGAATCCGCCCCGAATAATTAAAAGCATTCGGATACTTTCCTGCTTCCCGGTGATCAAACAATTGTATTCGCTCCGGTTCGGGAGCTCCGAGCAGAAGGTGCAAAATGGTTCGCCCACCTATGTGGCAACTCTGCGATTCTTTCTGGAATGTTTTCAGCGCTTCATACAGACAGAGAGGAACGTGACGAGCCCAGACTCCGTACCCGTAATGGACAAGAACACCTTCTTTCCCGGCACGGGTCAGATCCTGGTTGGTAAAGCCTCGCTGCCTGAGTTCCTTCGTCGTCATCACGGCATGGACAGGCAGCTGGTTCATTTTCTGCATTTTCGTCATCTTCATTATTGTTCCTGGTTGGAGGTGAGGGG
Protein-coding sequences here:
- a CDS encoding SDR family oxidoreductase, translating into MSSKDIHDMQDPRHQFYDGKYEKQQQEAPGLQSDMTPVPDSGEKSYKGCNRLAGRKALVTGGDSGIGRAAAIAYAREGADIALNYLPEEQSDAEEVARLVEAEGRNIVLLPGDLSDEEFCKNLIHDALEKLGGLDILALVAGKQVATEDIQDITTEQLVKTFEVNVFSLFWIAKAVLPHLKPGASIITCSSIQAYQPGKNLIDYASTKAAIIAFSRALAKQVASKGIRVNVVAPGPVWTPLQVTGGQLQEHLPEFGQKTPLERAGQPVELSGLYVFLASQESSFITAEVFGVTGGMHLA
- a CDS encoding acyltransferase, whose product is MSTSLSNDASLLAPKPHYAILDGLRGVAAVMVVLFHLFEGSLSDREFHTDQIINHGYLCVDFFFMLSGFVIGYAYDDRWGKMSLWDFCKRRLVRLQPMVVMGMLIGGIFFYFQDSEIYPAMASTPMWEMLLVMTIGFTLLPVPTSMDVRGWAEMHPLNGPAWSLFFEYIANILYATVVRRFSNTWLSILVFLAGCALIHQCFSQGNNIGGWTLDLEQLQIGATRLIFPFFGGLLLFRLGKLASIRNAFWWCSLMLVAAISMPHVGGAEYFRLNGLYDAFCIIVIFPLIIFMAASGHTKDRFSSKACKFLGDISYPLYITHYPIVYLYTAWLYNNKVPLSQALPVIAGTLIICIALAYACLKLYDEPVRDWLKKRVLMRTSNQK
- a CDS encoding tyrosine-type recombinase/integrase, producing the protein MGKVSSYKTGDIAQDIYERVKIQIPGIYILHQPKRKSPWYIQIKRDFPAGVKKNHFYRTVDEAIEAYNRFADIVVRQEAEFLLTPTERQAIRLWRRHREKRMQEGKKSQTLEEAIRYAMDAEHKQDIARRTIEDLFHEYSLYKEKEAETKKGDTAVKQCRRNLADTKRMLDLSDAIYIDELGSVEVLEEVESLLRDTVVGRDGGLPSQTTIKHYRTALNTFLNWCEKRAYITRNPIALLPPIQAEEPTRESYAPQELLSLLHTAIGVCPKAIPWLITAAFMGVRPRELTRLTWREIGQALGNGFLKIEHVKSKTGQDRLIPVDEAFRAWMTWWLQKKGKQSGYLLAGDTREQREWNQGRDIMALKEAGIEWKKDGLRHSYGTYMCAIEPNTSVVAKAMGNSVEILLKHYVQARTDKEGEGYFAIRPNL
- a CDS encoding toprim domain-containing protein; amino-acid sequence: MFIDYQNIKKDLTAFNATLARIYKERGRSLYLNELYSNHPGHQQTVCCPIHNDHNPSCSFSVMEDGTILFNCFACDAAGTIFDLVCAHKQWTMQENYSDIIRFIKESMQSDNDFSAIPELQPAVKAVISKETQPLTNIEEMGCESLRMAIFLEHLKVQRMALILGFAEETLMYMAARPWYALGLSPEGGLCFLYTDENGKYIGVKARLKEPWATHFGFSMNGNPYTIPGPTDSPFMKVCGTVTMWGIHAIPGSTHCIITEGETDAIAAMDAILHSGMPEKEFPAIVSINGVKSFNPERAEYFRGKHVLLAFDADEAGEEGKAKATSLLAGIAASVHALILPNGKKDVREANISHQNYLIGEILSFTAIGKEVI
- a CDS encoding DUF3987 domain-containing protein, giving the protein MQQLIPPSEPQRPDISFPTELLPEVLKRTVQNIVDAFRVPENIVGVQVLGLLSGCLGKVYSLQFNGNRVRSNLFFLIVEGSGVGKSRPMDYLRKVITEIETAREYSLATQKSLWKREKKRLDEQYRKLEDSMPRPSPDLQEEAMQERADLLLKIHSLERRLACHGDITIEDITPEALVQKLSDSPDQSLLSASSEAREQVKKVMVGYGGNNLSGEKPYLAGFSGDEIKTDRIGRSGDRVNSPCLALVWATQYDSMEQVLGDEGMLQSGFMARCLVSSSFRDLERGQIVTYEPNKNPDPDLNGWNALIKNILARRPVMVDESDTISFVEAKVDNPELVLNAICDLKALCVTYHAEVEHEARIMEIAYRLLLVLAVADQPDKPVVTIDHARCVRELVRHFLSCRNRLTGDSFHDRLRTLLGYIYKEAQKKNWPLNGKAPIRSGQITRSGKVKLDDIKEMARLFPGDLRIEETDRCDSFLVYLLQKELRGC
- a CDS encoding type IV toxin-antitoxin system AbiEi family antitoxin domain-containing protein produces the protein MKMTKMQKMNQLPVHAVMTTKELRQRGFTNQDLTRAGKEGVLVHYGYGVWARHVPLCLYEALKTFQKESQSCHIGGRTILHLLLGAPEPERIQLFDHREAGKYPNAFNYSGRIQTVPCRIFNDEYFFDECCGIIERDGLYWSTPARALLESIDMIGNLDDCRIIIRAMEQLKEMDMDDLGEVLECCQREKVKRWFFYLASKVSRDWAWACTRDSVVRKVLSNSIYSLHTPGMYVPDFKITVPEELEREFPRYMPFGLS